AGTATCCGTCTTCCAAGGAGCCTATTTTCATGCTTCGTGGTGCCATGCCCCAAAAGGCGGGGCGTGGCGGTTTAGTTCGAAAATAGCATTTCAAAAGTTATTGATTGTTTAGGAGGAGGGAGGTGAAACAAAAGATGAAAAAAGGCCTGGTAATAATGTCGATAATAACGGCGTTTATTTTTTCCTTAGGGTTGATGGCCTGGGTTTATGCCGCCGATAAAGCCCCTGATTCCTTTAAAATAGATAATGATAAGGCATTATTTAAGGATGGCAAGCGGACCAAACCAGCGGTGGAATTTACCCACCTGAAACACGAAAAAGATCACAAAATAGCTTGCACCGAATGCCACCACGTCTAT
The window above is part of the Deltaproteobacteria bacterium genome. Proteins encoded here:
- a CDS encoding cytochrome c3 family protein, which produces MKQKMKKGLVIMSIITAFIFSLGLMAWVYAADKAPDSFKIDNDKALFKDGKRTKPAVEFTHLKHEKDHKIACTECHHVYKDGKNTWKQGNKVQKCSECHKAAEEGKKLTLQNSFHKNCKDCHTKLKTEGKKTGPTLCAQCHVTEKK